The Glycine max cultivar Williams 82 chromosome 12, Glycine_max_v4.0, whole genome shotgun sequence genome window below encodes:
- the LOC100798873 gene encoding putative methyltransferase At1g22800, mitochondrial isoform X1 has protein sequence MRAVSLWLRRKHQLSLALAFRRFSTSNSKVKIFDRELKRTQRDRAAWLTPSHDPLLHTVAQNLLDRLQDCKKTFPTALCLGGSLQPITRSLSVPPAPGGVEKLIVMDASYDMLQACKNAHHNATVETHFLVADEEFLPIKESSVDLVVSCLGLHWTNDLPGAMIQSRLALKPDGLFLAAILGGETLKELRIACTLAQMEREGGISPRVSPLAQVRDAGNLLTRAGFTLPGVDVDDYVVKYESALELIEHLRAMGETNALYQMNNILKRDTALATAAIYDSMFSAEDGTVPATFQVIYMTGWREHPSQQKAKRRGSATISFNDIQKQFGSQN, from the exons ATGAGAGCAGTGTCCCTTTGGCTTCGGCGCAAACACCAATTGTCGTTGGCATTGGCATTTCGCAGATTCTCGACATCTAATTCGAAGGTGAAAATCTTTGATCGCGAGTTGAAGCGCACACAACGTGACCGAGCCGCATGGTTGACTCCCTCACACGACCCTCTTCTTCACACCGTCGCTCAAAATCTCTTGGACCGCTTGCAG GACTGTAAGAAGACTTTTCCAACTGCGCTATGCTTAGGAGGCTCATTACAACCTATCACGCGCTCTCTTTCTGTTCCTCCTG CCCCAGGTGGCGTGGAAAAGCTTATTGTCATGGATGCCTCCTATGATATGCTTCAAGCCTGTAAAAATGCTCACCACAATGCCACCGTTGAGACCCACTTTCTTGTTGCTGACGAAGAGTTTCTTCCTATCAAAGAAAG CTCTGTGGATTTGGTTGTTAGTTGCTTGGGACTACACTGGACTAATGATCTGCCTGGAGCAATGATACAG TCTAGATTGGCATTGAAGCCTGATGGCTTATTTTTAGCAGCTATTCTTGGTGGAGAAACATTAAA GGAGCTCAGAATAGCTTGTACGTTGGCACAAATGGAGCGTGAAGGAGGGATCAGTCCCCGAGTATCACCTTTGGCACAG GTTCGAGATGCTGGGAATCTTTTGACTAGGGCAGGTTTCACCCTTCCaggtgttgatgttgatgattatGTAGTTAAATATGAAAGTG CTCTGGAGCTTATAGAACATCTCCGTGCAATGGGTGAAACAAATGCTCTTTATCAAATGAACAat ATCCTAAAGAGGGACACAGCGTTAGCAACTGCAGCTATTTATGATTCAATGTTTTCTGCAGAAGACGGCACTGTACCTGCAACATTCCAG GTTATATACATGACGGGGTGGAGAGAACATCCTTCTCAgcagaaagcaaaaagaagggGATCAGCCACTATATCTTTCAACGATATTCAGAAGCAATTTGGAAGCCAAAATTGA
- the LOC100798873 gene encoding putative methyltransferase At1g22800, mitochondrial isoform X2 — MRAVSLWLRRKHQLSLALAFRRFSTSNSKVKIFDRELKRTQRDRAAWLTPSHDPLLHTVAQNLLDRLQDCKKTFPTALCLGGSLQPITRSLSVPPGGVEKLIVMDASYDMLQACKNAHHNATVETHFLVADEEFLPIKESSVDLVVSCLGLHWTNDLPGAMIQSRLALKPDGLFLAAILGGETLKELRIACTLAQMEREGGISPRVSPLAQVRDAGNLLTRAGFTLPGVDVDDYVVKYESALELIEHLRAMGETNALYQMNNILKRDTALATAAIYDSMFSAEDGTVPATFQVIYMTGWREHPSQQKAKRRGSATISFNDIQKQFGSQN, encoded by the exons ATGAGAGCAGTGTCCCTTTGGCTTCGGCGCAAACACCAATTGTCGTTGGCATTGGCATTTCGCAGATTCTCGACATCTAATTCGAAGGTGAAAATCTTTGATCGCGAGTTGAAGCGCACACAACGTGACCGAGCCGCATGGTTGACTCCCTCACACGACCCTCTTCTTCACACCGTCGCTCAAAATCTCTTGGACCGCTTGCAG GACTGTAAGAAGACTTTTCCAACTGCGCTATGCTTAGGAGGCTCATTACAACCTATCACGCGCTCTCTTTCTGTTCCTCCTG GTGGCGTGGAAAAGCTTATTGTCATGGATGCCTCCTATGATATGCTTCAAGCCTGTAAAAATGCTCACCACAATGCCACCGTTGAGACCCACTTTCTTGTTGCTGACGAAGAGTTTCTTCCTATCAAAGAAAG CTCTGTGGATTTGGTTGTTAGTTGCTTGGGACTACACTGGACTAATGATCTGCCTGGAGCAATGATACAG TCTAGATTGGCATTGAAGCCTGATGGCTTATTTTTAGCAGCTATTCTTGGTGGAGAAACATTAAA GGAGCTCAGAATAGCTTGTACGTTGGCACAAATGGAGCGTGAAGGAGGGATCAGTCCCCGAGTATCACCTTTGGCACAG GTTCGAGATGCTGGGAATCTTTTGACTAGGGCAGGTTTCACCCTTCCaggtgttgatgttgatgattatGTAGTTAAATATGAAAGTG CTCTGGAGCTTATAGAACATCTCCGTGCAATGGGTGAAACAAATGCTCTTTATCAAATGAACAat ATCCTAAAGAGGGACACAGCGTTAGCAACTGCAGCTATTTATGATTCAATGTTTTCTGCAGAAGACGGCACTGTACCTGCAACATTCCAG GTTATATACATGACGGGGTGGAGAGAACATCCTTCTCAgcagaaagcaaaaagaagggGATCAGCCACTATATCTTTCAACGATATTCAGAAGCAATTTGGAAGCCAAAATTGA